The Methylomonas rhizoryzae genome includes the window AAATCATTACTGATTAGGCGGCGCACCTGTTGGGCCTTCAGATAGTAGGCATCGTAATACCCGGCAGACAGCGCATAGGTACCCATCAGAATCCGCCGCTTGACTTCCTGGCCGAAGGCTTCGCCGCGCGAACGAGTATACAGGTCGGTCAAATCGGCCGGATTTTGGCAGCGATAACCGAAGCGCACGCCGTCGTAGCGCGACAGGTTGGACGAACATTCGGCCGATGCGATAACGTAATAAGCAGGAATTGCCAGCTCCAGATTCGGCATATCGACCTCTCTGACCTCTGCACCCAGCTTTTGATACTCCCCAATCGCCGCATGAACGGCAGTGGCCATCCGGTTGTCCAACGCCGCGCTGAAGAATTGTTTCGGCAGGCCTATTCTCAAGCCTTGCAGGCTATCGTTCAGCGTCGCGCCATAGTCAGGCACTGCTTGGTCAACGCTGGTCGAGTCTTTAGGATCGAAACCGGCCATGACTTGCATCAGCAAGGCCGCGTCTTCCGCGCTCCCCGCCATCGGTCCGCCTTGATCCAGGCTGGAAGCATAGGCGATCATGCCGTAACGCGACACCCGCCCGTAGGTCGGTTTCAAACCGGTAACGCCGCACAATGCAGCCGGCTGGCGAATGGACCCGCCGGTATCGGTACCGGTCGCAGCCGGAGTCAAGCGCGCTGCCACGGCCACCGCCGACCCGCCGGACGATCCGCCGGGTACCCGTTCGCTATCCCAGGGATTCCGCGCCGGGCCGTAAAAGCTGGTTTCGTTGGACGACCCCATCGCGAATTCGTCCATATTGAGCTTGCCCAGCATGACGGTACCGGCCTGCTTAAACCGCTCGACTACGCTGGCATCATAGGGTGAGACGAAGTTGTCCAGCATTTTCGAACCGCAACTGGTTTTAACACCCTGCGTGCAAAAAATGTCTTTGTGCGCCAGCGGAATGCCAGTCAAAAAACCTGCTTCGCCGTTGGCCAGACGCAGGTCGGCAGCCTTAGCCTGCTCCACCGCCGCGCTTTCGGTCACGCTGATAAAGGCGTTTAGCGCCTGATGTTGTTTGATCCGGCTTAGAAAGACATGCGTTAATTCGACGCTGGAAAATTGCTTATCGCGCAGCCCGGCAGCCAACGCGCTCAATGAAAGTTTATGCATGATGAAAACTATTCGATGACTTTAGGAACCAGATAAAGACCGGCTTCGGTCTGCGGCGCAATGGCCTGGAAACATTGCCGCCGGTCGGCCTCCGTGACCTGGTCGGCACGCAAACGCTGGGTTTGGTCCAAAGGATGAGACATAGGCACCACGCCCACGGTATCCGCCTGCTCCATTTTGGCCACCAAATCCAATATGCCTGACAAATCTTTGGCATAAGATTCAATATCTTGGCTATCAATACCCAAGCGGGCCAAATAAGCGATTTTATTTACGTCATTTGCCGTCAACGACATTTCCCAGCTCCGTGTTTATTCAACCCCTTATGATACTTTATATC containing:
- the gatA gene encoding Asp-tRNA(Asn)/Glu-tRNA(Gln) amidotransferase subunit GatA; protein product: MHKLSLSALAAGLRDKQFSSVELTHVFLSRIKQHQALNAFISVTESAAVEQAKAADLRLANGEAGFLTGIPLAHKDIFCTQGVKTSCGSKMLDNFVSPYDASVVERFKQAGTVMLGKLNMDEFAMGSSNETSFYGPARNPWDSERVPGGSSGGSAVAVAARLTPAATGTDTGGSIRQPAALCGVTGLKPTYGRVSRYGMIAYASSLDQGGPMAGSAEDAALLMQVMAGFDPKDSTSVDQAVPDYGATLNDSLQGLRIGLPKQFFSAALDNRMATAVHAAIGEYQKLGAEVREVDMPNLELAIPAYYVIASAECSSNLSRYDGVRFGYRCQNPADLTDLYTRSRGEAFGQEVKRRILMGTYALSAGYYDAYYLKAQQVRRLISNDFKRAFSEVDVLMGPVTPGTAFKIGEKTSDPIQMYLEDIYTIAINLAGLPALSIPAGFIAGLPVGLQVIGNYFSEAKLLNIGHRYQQATDWHLQSPKGFE
- the gatC gene encoding Asp-tRNA(Asn)/Glu-tRNA(Gln) amidotransferase subunit GatC — its product is MSLTANDVNKIAYLARLGIDSQDIESYAKDLSGILDLVAKMEQADTVGVVPMSHPLDQTQRLRADQVTEADRRQCFQAIAPQTEAGLYLVPKVIE